A region of Saccharococcus thermophilus DNA encodes the following proteins:
- a CDS encoding YlaH-like family protein, with amino-acid sequence MNVLERLTFFASLYKVNTNPEKGMWLLYITIFLLAAIVYRLGFAKKLPLLKNVIIYVLLALGCTILTFFAVFLPIAEGLVIASLVLIIYKVRLYQSKKTR; translated from the coding sequence GTGAATGTTTTAGAACGCCTGACATTTTTCGCGTCCTTATATAAAGTGAACACAAATCCGGAGAAAGGGATGTGGCTCCTTTACATTACGATCTTTCTTTTGGCTGCCATTGTGTACCGCCTTGGTTTTGCCAAAAAACTTCCTTTGCTCAAAAACGTCATTATCTATGTACTGTTAGCGTTAGGTTGTACGATTTTAACATTTTTTGCTGTATTTTTGCCAATTGCAGAAGGATTGGTGATCGCCTCCCTCGTATTAATTATTTATAAAGTCCGCCTATACCAATCCAAAAAAACAAGATGA
- a CDS encoding NAD(P)H-dependent flavin oxidoreductase: MIWKTRVTELLGITYPIIQGGLAYLAYADLAAAVSNAGGLGQITAMSLESPERLREEIRKVKEKTDRPFGVNFAIGQHGRPFQHMLEAALEEGVPVVSVTGGNPAPFFEQLKGTSVKKLVLVAAVRQAVKAEELGADAVMVVGQEGGGHLGKYDTGTFVLIPKVVDSVSIPVIASGGIGDGRGLMAALALGAEGIEMGTRFIATKECVHAHPIYKEMLVKGSENDTVVIKRTLGAPGRAIANEWTQKILEIEEEGGTYEQLKEYISGEANRRFIYEGKVSEGFAWAGQVMGLIKDIPTVAELFARMISEAEQIRRRWAN; this comes from the coding sequence ATGATTTGGAAAACAAGAGTGACAGAGTTGCTTGGCATTACATATCCGATTATTCAAGGAGGGCTTGCTTATTTAGCGTACGCCGATTTGGCGGCCGCGGTCTCTAACGCCGGAGGCCTGGGACAAATTACGGCGATGTCGCTGGAAAGCCCGGAGCGATTGCGCGAGGAAATTCGCAAAGTAAAAGAAAAAACCGATCGTCCATTTGGCGTCAATTTTGCCATTGGACAGCACGGCCGTCCGTTTCAGCATATGCTCGAAGCCGCATTGGAAGAAGGGGTGCCCGTTGTTTCCGTAACGGGAGGAAATCCGGCTCCATTTTTTGAGCAACTAAAAGGGACAAGCGTGAAAAAACTGGTGTTGGTTGCCGCTGTTCGTCAAGCGGTTAAAGCGGAAGAACTCGGTGCCGATGCAGTGATGGTAGTCGGCCAAGAAGGGGGCGGCCATTTAGGAAAATATGATACAGGAACGTTCGTTCTTATTCCGAAAGTAGTCGATTCGGTGTCGATTCCGGTTATCGCTTCAGGCGGCATCGGCGATGGGCGCGGCTTGATGGCGGCATTGGCGCTTGGGGCGGAAGGCATTGAAATGGGCACGAGATTTATTGCGACAAAAGAATGCGTTCACGCCCATCCGATCTATAAAGAAATGCTGGTGAAAGGATCGGAGAATGATACGGTCGTCATTAAACGGACGTTAGGAGCGCCGGGGCGTGCGATTGCCAATGAGTGGACGCAAAAAATATTAGAAATCGAGGAAGAAGGAGGAACCTACGAGCAGCTGAAAGAATATATCAGCGGCGAAGCAAACCGGCGCTTTATTTATGAAGGAAAAGTAAGCGAAGGGTTTGCCTGGGCCGGACAAGTGATGGGATTAATTAAAGACATCCCAACGGTGGCGGAATTGTTTGCGCGCATGATTAGCGAAGCGGAACAAATCCGGCGCAGATGGGCAAACTAA
- a CDS encoding YlaI family protein: MRVKCVLCDRIDTIDDESLLAKRLRNRPIHTYMCQECYDRIAEKTKARLATGKFRIYRSTLSDDEW; the protein is encoded by the coding sequence ATGAGAGTAAAATGCGTTCTTTGCGACCGAATTGATACGATTGATGATGAATCACTGCTGGCAAAACGGCTGCGCAACCGCCCTATTCACACCTATATGTGTCAGGAGTGCTACGATCGCATCGCCGAAAAAACGAAGGCGCGGCTGGCAACCGGAAAATTCCGTATATATCGTTCCACATTGTCTGATGATGAATGGTAA
- a CDS encoding inositol monophosphatase family protein, which produces MQKTWEEIDHYARQWIKEAGTRIRATFAEKLTVETKSHRNDLVTNVDRETERFFIENIRKTFPHHHVLGEEGFGDNITTLEGVVWIIDPIDGTMNFVHQQRNFAISIGVFENGVGMLGYVYDVVQDELYAARKGEGAFLNEKPLAPLEPVSVSEAIISLNATWVTENKRIDPSVLAPLVKDARGTRSYGSAALEMAYVAAGRLDAYITMRLSPWDFAGGLVLVQEVGGIVTNLYGEPLRLLEKNSVFVSKPGLHEEILQKYIHS; this is translated from the coding sequence ATGCAAAAAACATGGGAAGAAATCGATCATTATGCCAGACAATGGATAAAAGAAGCAGGGACAAGAATCCGCGCTACATTTGCAGAAAAGCTGACGGTGGAAACGAAATCGCATCGTAACGATCTCGTCACCAATGTCGATCGCGAAACAGAACGCTTTTTTATTGAAAACATAAGAAAAACATTCCCCCACCATCACGTACTAGGAGAAGAGGGGTTTGGCGATAACATCACCACCCTCGAAGGCGTTGTCTGGATTATTGATCCGATCGATGGGACGATGAATTTTGTTCATCAGCAACGAAACTTTGCGATTTCTATCGGTGTGTTTGAAAATGGAGTCGGAATGTTGGGATACGTGTACGACGTCGTGCAGGATGAACTGTATGCTGCGCGCAAAGGGGAAGGGGCTTTTTTGAACGAGAAGCCGCTGGCCCCTTTAGAACCGGTATCTGTTTCCGAAGCGATCATTTCGCTCAATGCCACATGGGTCACCGAAAATAAACGAATTGATCCGAGCGTATTGGCTCCGCTTGTCAAAGATGCGAGAGGGACGCGTTCGTACGGATCGGCGGCGCTCGAAATGGCATATGTTGCCGCAGGTCGTTTGGACGCCTATATTACGATGCGATTGTCACCGTGGGATTTTGCTGGTGGGCTTGTGCTGGTGCAAGAAGTCGGCGGCATTGTGACAAATCTGTATGGCGAGCCGCTTCGTCTTCTGGAAAAAAACTCCGTATTTGTGTCGAAGCCGGGATTGCATGAAGAAATTTTACAAAAATATATCCATAGTTAG
- the lpdA gene encoding dihydrolipoyl dehydrogenase, with protein sequence MVVGDFAIETETLVVGAGPGGYVAAIRAAQLGQKVTIVEKGNLGGVCLNVGCIPSKALISASHRYETAKHSEDIGIKAENVTVDFSKVQQWKASVVKKLTGGVESLLKGNKVEIVQGEAYFVDANTVRVVNGDKAQTYTFKNAIIATGSRPIELPSFKFSNRVLDSTGALSLQEIPKSLVVIGGGYIGVELGTAYANFGTKVTIVEGADEILSGFEKQMTSIVKRRLKKKGVEIFTNALAKGVEEREDGVTVTFEVKGETKTIDADYVLVTVGRRPNTDELGLEQIGIKMTDRGLIEVDKQCRTSVPNIFAIGDIVPGPALAHKASYEGKIAAEVISGKPSEVDYIAIPAVVFSDPECASVGYFEQQAKDEGIDVVTAKFPFAANGRALSLNDTDGFVKLVTRKEDGVIIGAQIIGPNASDMIAELGFAIEAGMTAEDIALTIHAHPTLGEIAMEAAEAVLGTPIHIITK encoded by the coding sequence ATGGTAGTTGGCGATTTTGCAATTGAAACAGAAACGCTCGTTGTCGGTGCAGGTCCTGGCGGTTATGTGGCTGCGATTCGCGCGGCCCAGCTAGGCCAAAAAGTAACCATTGTAGAAAAAGGCAACCTTGGCGGTGTATGCTTAAACGTCGGATGTATCCCGTCTAAAGCGCTTATTTCCGCAAGCCATCGCTATGAAACAGCGAAACATTCCGAAGACATCGGAATTAAAGCGGAAAACGTGACCGTTGATTTTTCGAAAGTGCAACAATGGAAAGCAAGCGTCGTGAAAAAATTAACAGGCGGCGTCGAAAGCTTGTTGAAAGGGAATAAAGTAGAAATTGTGCAAGGCGAAGCATATTTTGTCGACGCCAATACGGTGCGTGTCGTCAATGGGGACAAGGCGCAAACATATACATTTAAAAATGCTATTATTGCAACAGGCTCCCGTCCGATCGAACTTCCAAGCTTTAAGTTTTCCAATCGTGTGCTTGATTCCACAGGTGCGCTCAGCCTGCAAGAAATTCCAAAATCGCTTGTCGTCATCGGCGGCGGGTATATTGGCGTGGAATTAGGTACAGCGTATGCAAACTTTGGAACAAAAGTAACGATCGTCGAAGGTGCGGATGAAATTTTATCTGGTTTTGAAAAACAAATGACGTCTATTGTGAAACGTCGCTTAAAGAAAAAAGGCGTCGAAATCTTCACCAATGCGCTTGCTAAAGGTGTGGAAGAGCGGGAAGACGGCGTGACGGTTACTTTTGAAGTAAAAGGAGAAACGAAAACAATTGACGCAGACTATGTGCTTGTAACGGTAGGGCGTCGTCCGAATACCGATGAGCTTGGTTTAGAACAAATCGGTATCAAAATGACGGATCGCGGTTTAATTGAAGTGGATAAACAATGTCGGACAAGCGTGCCGAATATTTTTGCCATCGGCGACATCGTTCCGGGACCGGCGCTTGCCCATAAGGCGTCCTATGAAGGAAAAATCGCTGCCGAAGTAATCTCCGGAAAACCGTCTGAAGTGGATTACATCGCGATTCCAGCCGTTGTATTCTCTGATCCGGAATGCGCTTCTGTCGGCTATTTTGAACAACAAGCAAAAGATGAAGGAATCGATGTCGTAACGGCAAAATTCCCGTTTGCCGCAAATGGCCGCGCGCTTTCTTTGAACGATACTGACGGATTTGTGAAGCTTGTCACCCGTAAAGAAGACGGTGTCATCATCGGCGCGCAAATTATCGGTCCGAACGCTTCCGATATGATTGCCGAACTCGGGTTTGCCATCGAAGCGGGAATGACGGCGGAAGATATCGCATTAACGATTCACGCTCATCCAACGTTAGGCGAAATCGCAATGGAAGCAGCAGAAGCTGTTCTTGGCACTCCAATTCATATTATCACTAAATAA
- a CDS encoding DUF1885 family protein, with the protein MATHAYIKLVPASKQKTITLEEVKQLFRYYRDILSKTGEQLGWRYEQAAFPYQLVETDEGKGKWFYLKGDGHRYRAMIVSVGPHTKSSGESERTFIQITLPNEATYGDKGKANEFCKFLAKKLEGELHLFNGKVMYFYKR; encoded by the coding sequence ATGGCGACACATGCATACATAAAGCTCGTTCCCGCGTCGAAACAGAAAACGATTACATTAGAAGAAGTGAAGCAATTGTTTCGCTATTACCGGGATATCTTAAGCAAAACAGGAGAACAGCTCGGATGGAGGTACGAACAAGCCGCTTTTCCATATCAGCTGGTGGAGACGGATGAAGGAAAGGGAAAGTGGTTTTATTTAAAAGGAGACGGTCACCGTTATCGAGCGATGATCGTCAGCGTCGGTCCGCATACGAAATCAAGCGGGGAAAGTGAACGAACATTTATTCAAATTACACTACCTAATGAGGCGACATACGGCGATAAAGGAAAAGCGAACGAGTTTTGCAAGTTTCTCGCCAAAAAACTAGAGGGAGAACTCCATCTGTTTAACGGAAAAGTGATGTACTTTTACAAACGATAG
- a CDS encoding GapA-binding peptide SR1P — MGTIVCQTCGATIAHFEDEKVTTLYGKCCGCNCDETEEEGE; from the coding sequence ATGGGCACAATTGTATGTCAAACATGTGGTGCGACGATTGCACACTTTGAAGATGAAAAAGTGACAACGCTTTACGGAAAATGTTGCGGATGCAATTGCGACGAGACTGAAGAAGAAGGAGAATAA
- a CDS encoding 2-oxo acid dehydrogenase subunit E2 has product MAFEFKLPDIGEGIHEGEIVKWFVKPGDEVNEDDVLCEVQNDKAVVEIPSPVKGKVLEILVEEGTVATVGQTLITFDAPGYENMTFKGQEQDEPKEQEKTQEVSKEEKGEAAAPQAEPAKQQEVDPNRRVVAMPSVRKYAREKGVDIRLVQGTGKNGRVLKSDIDAFLAGGAAAAQTQEAPAAKEEKTAAAAAQQPVVLEGEFPETREKMSGIRRAIAKAMVNSKHTAPHVTLMDEVDVTKLVAHRKKFKEIAAEKGVKLTFLPYVVKALTSALREFPVLNTSIDDETEEIIHKHYYNIGIAADTDRGLLVPVIKHADRKPIFALAKEINELATKAREGKLMPNEMKGASCTITNIGSAGGQWFTPVINHPEVAILGIGRIAEKPIVRDGEIVVAPVLALSLSFDHRMIDGATAQKALNHIKRLLNDPELLLMEA; this is encoded by the coding sequence GTGGCATTTGAATTTAAGCTGCCGGATATCGGCGAAGGCATTCATGAAGGAGAAATCGTCAAATGGTTTGTCAAACCTGGCGATGAAGTCAATGAAGACGATGTTTTGTGCGAAGTGCAAAACGATAAAGCGGTCGTAGAAATCCCTTCTCCTGTCAAAGGGAAAGTATTAGAAATTTTAGTAGAAGAAGGAACGGTAGCGACCGTTGGCCAAACATTAATTACGTTTGATGCGCCTGGATATGAAAATATGACGTTTAAAGGCCAAGAACAAGATGAGCCGAAAGAGCAGGAAAAAACGCAAGAAGTGTCGAAAGAAGAAAAGGGCGAAGCGGCAGCCCCACAAGCAGAACCGGCTAAACAGCAGGAAGTGGATCCGAACCGTCGCGTCGTCGCAATGCCTTCTGTGCGTAAATATGCCCGTGAAAAAGGTGTCGATATTCGCCTTGTGCAAGGAACCGGAAAAAATGGCCGCGTGTTAAAAAGCGATATTGACGCATTCCTTGCCGGCGGTGCGGCAGCGGCGCAAACACAAGAAGCACCAGCCGCAAAAGAAGAGAAAACAGCGGCTGCAGCAGCCCAACAACCTGTTGTGCTAGAAGGCGAGTTCCCAGAAACTCGCGAGAAAATGAGTGGCATCCGCCGCGCGATTGCCAAGGCGATGGTCAATTCGAAACATACAGCGCCACATGTTACTTTAATGGACGAGGTGGATGTGACAAAACTGGTTGCGCATCGCAAAAAATTCAAAGAAATTGCAGCGGAAAAAGGCGTCAAGCTTACATTCTTGCCATATGTGGTAAAAGCATTGACATCAGCGCTGCGTGAGTTCCCAGTTTTAAATACATCCATTGATGACGAAACGGAAGAAATCATTCATAAACATTATTACAACATCGGTATTGCTGCCGATACGGACCGCGGATTGCTCGTTCCTGTCATCAAACATGCGGACCGCAAGCCGATTTTTGCTCTTGCAAAAGAAATTAATGAACTTGCGACAAAAGCACGCGAAGGAAAACTAATGCCTAACGAAATGAAAGGTGCTTCTTGCACGATTACCAATATCGGTTCTGCCGGCGGTCAATGGTTTACTCCAGTCATTAACCATCCGGAAGTAGCAATTCTTGGAATCGGACGCATTGCCGAAAAACCAATTGTCCGTGACGGCGAGATCGTAGTCGCTCCGGTATTGGCGCTGTCGTTAAGCTTTGACCATCGCATGATTGATGGCGCTACAGCGCAAAAAGCGTTGAATCACATTAAACGTTTATTAAATGATCCTGAATTATTATTAATGGAGGCGTAA
- a CDS encoding YlaF family protein has product MKQVQPIPLLLAIFAVIAIMAIGIFIAEQSIIGVILSVVALLVIVGIGFARKKRMREKGML; this is encoded by the coding sequence ATGAAGCAGGTTCAACCAATCCCGCTTTTATTAGCGATATTCGCGGTCATCGCTATTATGGCCATCGGCATTTTTATCGCGGAACAAAGCATTATCGGCGTTATTTTATCGGTGGTCGCTTTATTGGTTATTGTCGGCATCGGATTCGCCCGCAAAAAACGAATGCGCGAAAAAGGAATGCTATAG
- a CDS encoding aminotransferase class I/II-fold pyridoxal phosphate-dependent enzyme has translation MSQFETPLFTGLLEHIKKNPIQFHIPGHKKGAGMDPEFRDFIGENALSMDLINIGPLDDLHHPKGIIKRAQELAAEAFGADYTFFSVQGTSGAIMAMVMSVVGPGDKIIVPRNVHKSIMSAIVFSGATPIFIHPEIDKELGISHGITPDSVEKALQQHPDAKGVLVINPTYFGIAGDLKKIVEIAHSYHVPVLVDEAHGVHIHFHEDLPLSAMQAGADMAATSVHKLGGSLTQSSILNVREGLVSAKHVQAILSMLTTTSTSYLLLASLDVARKWLATQGREQFEKTIQLAEKTRQQINEIPYLYCVGKEILGTEATYDYDPTKLTISVKELGLTGYDVEKWLREMYNIEVELSDLYNILCLITPGDTERETNALVNALRHLSEQFRHQAAEGVKPKVLLPDIPALALTPRDAFYAETEVVPFDESVGRIIAEFVMVYPPGIPIFIPGEIITQENLNYIKKNLEVGLPVQGPEDDTLQTLRVIKEHKPIR, from the coding sequence TTGTCACAGTTTGAAACACCATTGTTTACCGGACTATTGGAGCATATTAAGAAAAATCCTATTCAATTTCATATTCCTGGCCATAAAAAAGGCGCAGGGATGGACCCTGAGTTTCGTGATTTTATCGGAGAAAATGCGCTATCGATGGATTTGATTAATATCGGTCCTCTCGATGATCTTCACCACCCAAAAGGCATTATCAAGCGCGCTCAAGAGTTAGCCGCTGAGGCATTTGGGGCTGATTATACATTTTTTTCTGTCCAAGGAACAAGCGGTGCCATTATGGCAATGGTGATGTCGGTAGTTGGGCCTGGCGACAAAATTATCGTTCCGCGCAACGTGCATAAATCGATCATGTCTGCCATTGTCTTTTCTGGCGCAACACCGATTTTCATTCATCCGGAAATTGATAAGGAACTCGGGATTTCACATGGAATTACACCGGACTCGGTAGAAAAAGCACTTCAACAACATCCCGATGCAAAAGGAGTTCTCGTTATTAATCCGACATATTTTGGTATCGCCGGAGATTTGAAAAAAATTGTGGAAATCGCACATTCCTACCACGTTCCTGTTCTCGTTGATGAAGCGCATGGTGTCCATATTCATTTTCATGAAGATCTTCCGCTTTCCGCTATGCAGGCCGGAGCGGATATGGCTGCAACAAGCGTTCATAAACTAGGCGGTTCTTTGACGCAAAGTTCTATTTTAAACGTGCGTGAAGGGCTCGTATCCGCAAAACACGTACAAGCTATTTTAAGCATGCTCACGACAACATCTACTTCTTATTTGTTGCTAGCCTCTTTAGATGTTGCGCGCAAATGGCTGGCTACACAAGGACGGGAACAATTTGAAAAAACTATTCAGCTTGCCGAAAAGACTCGGCAACAAATAAACGAAATCCCTTATCTTTATTGTGTTGGAAAAGAAATTTTAGGAACGGAAGCAACATATGATTACGATCCAACCAAGCTTACTATCTCTGTCAAAGAACTAGGCTTAACGGGATACGACGTCGAGAAATGGCTGCGGGAAATGTACAACATTGAAGTAGAGTTATCCGATTTGTACAACATTTTATGCCTTATTACCCCTGGAGATACGGAGCGGGAAACGAACGCGCTTGTTAATGCCCTTCGCCATTTATCTGAACAATTCCGCCATCAGGCGGCGGAAGGAGTAAAACCGAAAGTATTATTGCCGGACATCCCTGCTCTTGCGTTAACTCCGCGTGATGCCTTTTACGCGGAAACGGAAGTTGTGCCGTTTGACGAATCGGTAGGACGGATCATCGCGGAATTTGTCATGGTGTATCCGCCAGGAATTCCGATTTTCATTCCTGGGGAAATTATTACCCAAGAAAATTTAAACTATATCAAAAAGAATTTGGAAGTCGGTCTGCCGGTGCAAGGTCCGGAAGACGATACCCTGCAAACATTGCGTGTCATTAAAGAACATAAGCCAATCCGATGA
- a CDS encoding UPF0223 family protein, with protein sequence MNYSYPFSYDWSTQEIIDVIKFFEAIETVYEKGMEREKLMNVYRRFKEIVPSKSEEKNYVMNLNRQAAIHPIK encoded by the coding sequence ATGAATTATTCCTACCCGTTTTCCTACGACTGGTCCACGCAAGAAATTATTGATGTCATCAAATTTTTTGAAGCGATTGAAACCGTCTATGAAAAAGGAATGGAGCGGGAAAAATTGATGAACGTATACCGCCGTTTTAAAGAAATTGTTCCAAGCAAAAGTGAAGAAAAAAATTATGTGATGAATTTGAACAGGCAAGCGGCTATTCATCCTATCAAGTAA
- a CDS encoding DUF3055 domain-containing protein, translating into MILFEKLYDEHEKVKVRFVGFTSKDNRYDFGIVYTNMFFGKPLVICMQTGRSTLLDPKDAENHEYLQQIFRIDTEEQAADLAEFFSAVLPFTSVHPEYEY; encoded by the coding sequence ATGATTTTATTTGAAAAGCTATATGATGAGCATGAAAAAGTAAAAGTTCGGTTTGTTGGATTTACGTCAAAGGATAACCGCTACGATTTTGGAATTGTGTATACGAATATGTTTTTTGGAAAACCTCTTGTTATTTGCATGCAAACCGGCCGCTCTACCCTCCTCGATCCAAAAGACGCAGAAAACCACGAGTATTTACAGCAAATTTTCCGCATCGACACGGAAGAGCAAGCTGCTGATTTAGCGGAGTTCTTCTCTGCTGTCCTTCCATTCACATCCGTTCATCCCGAATATGAATATTAA
- the typA gene encoding translational GTPase TypA, with translation MTKRREDLRNIAIIAHVDHGKTTLVDQLLRQSGTFRENEHVEERALDRNDLERERGITILAKNTAVQYKGTRINILDTPGHADFGGEVERIMRLVDGVLLVVDAYEGCMPQTRFVLKKALEQQLTPIVVVNKIDREFARPEEVVDEVIDLFIELGASEDQLEFPVVYTSALHGTASLDPHKQEKDMSVLFETIIDHIPAPMDNREEPLQFQVALLDYNEYVGRIGIGRIFRGTMKVGQQVALMKLDGSVKTFRVTKLFGFIGLKRIEITEAEAGDIVAVAGMEDINVGETVCPLDHQEALPPLRIDEPTLKMTFLVNNSPFAGREGKYVTARKLEERLRTQLETDVSLRVENTDSPDAWIVSGRGELHLSILIENMRREGYELQVSKPEVIMKEIDGVLCEPVERVIIDIPEEYTGAIMESIGARKGEMVDMVHNENGQVRLVFMVPSRGLIGYRTEFMSLTRGYGILNHSFDHYAPAQSGQVGGRRQGVLVSMETGKATAYGIMQLEDRGTIFVEPGTEVYEGMIVGEHNRENDLVVNICREKHMTNMRSSTKEQTVTMKKPRLMTLEEALEYLNDDEYCEVTPKSIRLRKKILNKSEREKLEKKKKSAQQAK, from the coding sequence TTGACGAAAAGAAGAGAAGATCTTCGCAATATTGCAATTATCGCACATGTGGACCATGGCAAAACAACGTTAGTCGATCAATTATTGCGGCAATCAGGAACGTTCCGTGAAAACGAACATGTAGAAGAGCGTGCTTTGGATCGGAACGATTTAGAAAGAGAACGTGGGATTACCATTTTAGCCAAAAATACTGCCGTTCAGTATAAAGGAACGCGCATTAATATTTTAGATACGCCAGGTCATGCTGATTTCGGCGGGGAAGTAGAACGGATCATGCGGCTCGTTGATGGTGTTTTATTGGTCGTAGACGCCTATGAAGGCTGCATGCCGCAGACGCGCTTTGTGTTGAAAAAGGCGCTTGAGCAACAGCTGACACCTATTGTCGTCGTCAATAAAATCGATCGTGAGTTCGCGCGGCCGGAAGAAGTCGTCGACGAAGTGATTGACTTATTTATTGAATTAGGAGCATCGGAAGACCAGCTCGAGTTTCCGGTTGTCTATACTTCGGCGTTGCACGGAACGGCCAGCTTGGATCCTCACAAACAAGAGAAAGATATGAGCGTATTATTTGAAACGATTATCGATCATATTCCAGCGCCGATGGACAATCGCGAGGAACCGCTGCAATTTCAGGTGGCGTTGCTGGATTATAACGAATACGTCGGCCGGATTGGCATTGGCCGGATCTTTCGCGGTACGATGAAAGTCGGGCAACAAGTGGCGCTAATGAAATTGGATGGTTCGGTGAAAACGTTCCGCGTTACCAAACTGTTTGGGTTTATCGGCTTAAAACGGATAGAAATTACCGAGGCAGAAGCGGGAGATATTGTTGCGGTGGCAGGAATGGAAGATATTAACGTCGGGGAAACGGTATGCCCGCTTGATCATCAAGAAGCATTGCCGCCGCTTCGCATTGATGAACCGACTTTGAAAATGACGTTTTTAGTGAACAATAGCCCGTTTGCCGGACGCGAAGGCAAGTATGTGACGGCAAGAAAGCTGGAAGAACGCCTGCGCACCCAGCTTGAAACGGATGTCAGCCTGCGCGTGGAAAACACCGATTCTCCGGATGCGTGGATCGTTTCCGGTCGTGGCGAGCTCCATTTATCGATTTTGATCGAAAACATGCGCCGCGAGGGATATGAGCTGCAAGTGTCCAAGCCGGAAGTGATTATGAAAGAAATCGATGGGGTGCTATGCGAACCGGTGGAACGGGTCATCATTGATATTCCTGAAGAATATACCGGGGCAATTATGGAATCGATCGGGGCACGCAAAGGTGAGATGGTGGATATGGTCCATAATGAAAATGGACAAGTGCGCCTCGTCTTTATGGTACCTTCGCGCGGATTGATTGGTTATCGAACAGAATTTATGTCATTGACACGTGGATATGGAATTTTAAACCATTCGTTTGACCATTATGCGCCGGCGCAAAGCGGACAAGTAGGCGGCCGCCGCCAAGGAGTGCTCGTTTCCATGGAAACCGGTAAAGCAACGGCATATGGCATTATGCAGCTAGAAGACCGCGGAACGATTTTTGTTGAACCTGGAACAGAGGTATATGAAGGAATGATTGTCGGCGAGCACAATCGCGAAAACGATTTGGTCGTCAATATTTGCAGGGAAAAACATATGACGAACATGCGCTCGTCGACCAAAGAGCAAACGGTTACGATGAAAAAGCCGCGTTTAATGACGCTTGAAGAAGCGCTTGAATACTTAAATGACGATGAATATTGTGAAGTAACGCCAAAGTCGATTCGCCTGCGCAAGAAAATATTAAATAAAAGCGAGCGCGAAAAGCTGGAAAAGAAAAAGAAATCGGCACAGCAGGCGAAATAA
- a CDS encoding YhcN/YlaJ family sporulation lipoprotein translates to MNWSRYWLIALCICLLGGCNIGNDERANDTERSLVRVKNSTNEKITNEAGQDIAHHLADLANRVPNVNDATVLVVGKYAIVGIDIGANIDASRVGTIKYSVAEALQKDPYGANAIIIADPDLYARLKNIARQVNNGRPVQAFMNEIADIVGRVMPEVPSDLLETTPPEPTGENDSQLNKKEERQLHHRQEKQSNEYLNK, encoded by the coding sequence ATGAACTGGAGCCGATATTGGTTGATTGCCTTATGCATTTGCTTATTGGGGGGATGTAATATAGGAAATGATGAGCGTGCCAACGATACAGAACGCTCGCTTGTTCGCGTCAAAAACTCGACAAATGAAAAAATAACGAATGAGGCTGGCCAAGATATTGCCCACCACCTCGCTGATTTAGCCAATCGCGTGCCAAACGTAAACGATGCGACCGTGCTTGTGGTTGGAAAATATGCCATTGTTGGCATCGATATCGGTGCCAATATTGATGCTTCGCGGGTGGGAACGATTAAATATTCCGTTGCCGAAGCGCTGCAAAAAGATCCTTATGGAGCCAACGCCATTATCATCGCTGATCCTGATCTGTATGCCCGCTTGAAAAACATCGCCAGACAAGTGAATAACGGCCGTCCCGTTCAGGCGTTTATGAACGAAATCGCCGATATTGTCGGACGAGTGATGCCGGAAGTGCCTAGTGATTTATTGGAAACGACGCCACCGGAGCCAACCGGTGAAAATGATTCGCAGCTAAACAAGAAAGAAGAGCGGCAGCTCCATCACCGCCAAGAAAAACAATCGAATGAATACTTAAATAAATAA